A single Campylobacter hyointestinalis subsp. hyointestinalis DNA region contains:
- a CDS encoding flagellin has translation MRITNQLTSYNTLSNYQTSLKDIYDLNQRFDSGLKIQNSYDDSGIYVDGTRLEYEINLLEQVKETTTKATEFSKNSDQALNDFVKQLENFKTKLIQAANDIHDETSRNAIANDLESIKTHLINIANSSINGQFLFSGTALDTKPIDSLGNYLGNNKQISANIGPNQTTAYNIDGYTLFLGKDNDYKNILTTNIGLVNNIDKIRDNAATNYVTADNQLKDIIGGNYRSEALKNEIGNMNPDTDFTDTTKLADTTFFMQGRKPNGETFATKFKMSADSSVQSLLDNIGYALGNDKNGKNKIVDVSINNSGQIEVKDLKSGNQLMDFSIFGLTDAENVETYTVGDKDIVIDPASHADFNVKKDGNSLVFDSTTTTGMKYTITQNADGTMKVDATNKATGVTNTTNNINLTGDKFVLNPADFAGGVDAGDFKAYDKANAQALSAKGSRDENGKWVSSANLTNLDNIEENVKNGLVYMTEFIKSGFTTSTGAKSTSADYNELRFEKNSNVLTGNVSQIVKNTNEFATDATKLSEVAGGDLKADPNSNITMNIHSKDGNNYKVQINFTDANSNLPTNYPTLSITRVDANFEEIPGTNPVYSGNIYTGKYNDVTKTTDGVKTEANDISYKQLGDIISMVAAGNLPTGDSVTATNNINNLTNADITTTAGIANVLKAGVADPNVQAAIDAAVGTLTLPLADLNTAKSAVKDALSSNNDFVNSMYSSYNKAVDNAGSSVSAGLNYRGEMQITDKSGSATNIEISMFEENSAEFGDMWARDNAGNFIIDAAGNRVVADTSTKQGSLFSFTSNNAIAIDEPSIDIFKDLDEMIQAVRNGSYRADANAENPRTTGVQGALKKIDHLKDHINKQHTQIGSYTNLLTSTNDRVSTLKVNVSTVKSEIMDADYGETYIMFQQRLIGYQAMLQATSKINQVSLLNYM, from the coding sequence ATGAGAATTACAAATCAACTAACAAGCTACAACACGCTTTCAAACTATCAAACAAGCTTAAAAGATATTTATGATTTAAATCAGCGATTTGACAGTGGATTAAAAATTCAAAACTCCTACGATGATAGTGGAATTTATGTAGATGGAACAAGACTTGAGTATGAGATAAATTTACTTGAACAAGTCAAGGAAACTACTACAAAAGCTACCGAATTTTCAAAAAACTCTGATCAAGCGTTAAATGATTTCGTAAAACAACTTGAAAATTTCAAGACAAAACTTATCCAAGCAGCAAACGATATACACGATGAAACATCAAGAAATGCTATAGCAAATGATTTAGAAAGTATAAAAACTCATCTGATAAATATAGCAAATAGTTCTATAAACGGTCAATTTTTATTTTCAGGAACGGCGCTTGATACGAAGCCTATCGATTCACTTGGAAATTATTTAGGAAATAACAAGCAAATATCTGCAAATATAGGTCCTAACCAAACTACTGCGTACAATATAGACGGCTATACTCTATTTTTGGGAAAAGACAATGACTATAAAAATATCTTGACGACAAACATAGGACTTGTAAATAATATAGATAAAATTCGAGATAACGCCGCTACTAATTACGTCACGGCAGATAATCAACTAAAAGATATCATAGGTGGAAACTATCGCTCTGAAGCGCTTAAAAATGAAATAGGCAATATGAACCCAGATACCGATTTTACCGATACTACAAAATTAGCCGATACGACATTTTTTATGCAAGGAAGAAAACCAAACGGTGAAACGTTTGCTACTAAATTTAAAATGTCCGCTGATTCTAGTGTGCAAAGCTTGCTTGATAATATAGGTTACGCTTTAGGCAATGATAAAAATGGTAAAAATAAAATAGTCGATGTTAGTATAAATAACAGTGGACAAATAGAAGTAAAAGATCTAAAAAGTGGTAATCAACTTATGGATTTTAGCATATTTGGACTTACTGACGCTGAGAATGTTGAAACATATACAGTAGGCGATAAAGATATAGTGATAGATCCAGCAAGCCATGCTGACTTCAATGTAAAAAAAGACGGTAATTCTTTAGTGTTTGATAGTACAACTACTACTGGTATGAAGTACACTATAACTCAAAATGCCGATGGTACTATGAAAGTAGATGCGACAAATAAAGCTACAGGTGTTACAAACACTACAAATAATATAAATTTGACAGGGGATAAATTTGTATTAAATCCTGCTGATTTTGCAGGTGGAGTAGATGCAGGCGACTTTAAAGCTTACGACAAGGCAAATGCGCAAGCCCTATCTGCAAAAGGTAGCAGAGATGAGAATGGAAAATGGGTATCATCGGCAAATTTAACAAATCTTGATAATATAGAAGAGAATGTAAAAAACGGTTTAGTTTATATGACCGAGTTTATAAAAAGCGGATTTACCACTAGTACTGGAGCAAAAAGTACAAGCGCTGATTATAATGAACTAAGATTTGAAAAAAATAGTAATGTGCTAACAGGAAATGTATCTCAAATCGTGAAAAATACAAATGAATTTGCTACAGATGCTACAAAGCTTAGTGAGGTAGCCGGTGGAGATCTAAAAGCGGATCCAAATAGCAATATAACTATGAATATTCATTCTAAAGATGGAAATAACTATAAAGTTCAGATAAACTTTACGGATGCAAACTCAAATCTTCCTACAAATTATCCTACTCTAAGCATAACAAGAGTCGATGCGAACTTTGAAGAGATACCAGGAACAAATCCAGTCTATAGCGGAAATATATATACTGGAAAATATAACGATGTTACAAAAACAACAGACGGCGTTAAAACAGAAGCGAATGATATAAGCTATAAACAACTAGGAGATATTATATCAATGGTAGCAGCTGGAAATTTACCAACTGGAGACTCTGTAACTGCTACAAATAATATAAATAATCTCACAAATGCAGATATAACAACAACTGCCGGTATAGCAAATGTCTTAAAAGCAGGTGTTGCAGATCCAAATGTACAAGCTGCGATAGACGCGGCTGTCGGTACTTTGACTTTACCATTAGCCGATCTAAATACTGCTAAAAGCGCTGTAAAAGACGCTCTTTCTAGCAATAATGATTTTGTAAATTCAATGTATTCATCTTACAATAAAGCAGTAGATAACGCTGGCTCTAGCGTGAGTGCCGGACTAAATTATCGTGGAGAGATGCAAATAACAGACAAAAGCGGTTCTGCTACAAATATAGAGATTTCTATGTTTGAAGAAAATAGCGCTGAGTTTGGTGATATGTGGGCAAGAGATAACGCGGGTAATTTTATAATAGACGCAGCAGGAAATAGAGTAGTAGCAGATACATCTACAAAACAAGGATCTCTATTTAGTTTTACGTCAAATAACGCTATAGCTATTGATGAGCCAAGTATAGATATATTTAAAGATCTTGATGAGATGATACAAGCTGTTAGAAATGGTAGCTATAGAGCCGATGCTAACGCGGAAAATCCTAGAACTACTGGAGTTCAAGGCGCTCTTAAAAAGATAGATCATCTTAAGGACCATATCAACAAACAACACACTCAAATCGGTTCATATACAAATTTACTTACTAGTACAAATGATAGAGTAAGTACGCTCAAAGTCAATGTTTCTACAGTAAAATCAGAGATTATGGATGCTGATTACGGTGAGACTTATATTATGTTTCAACAAAGACTAATAGGATATCAAGCTATGCTGCAAGCGACATCTAAGATAAACCAAGTTAGCTTATTAAACTATATGTAA
- a CDS encoding DUF2018 family protein has protein sequence MNFNDDIFGGEPKDKFFDIVFNANRNLVENEIEKLFIELTCLRDLCEQKGINIDDVHTYQALNADKVELGLNDIYIGITGDILSQNE, from the coding sequence TTGAATTTTAATGATGATATATTTGGTGGTGAGCCAAAAGATAAATTTTTTGATATAGTTTTTAATGCAAATAGAAATTTAGTAGAAAACGAGATAGAAAAGCTTTTTATAGAGCTTACTTGTCTTAGAGATCTATGTGAGCAAAAAGGCATAAATATAGATGATGTTCATACTTATCAAGCTTTAAACGCAGATAAAGTAGAGCTTGGGCTAAATGACATTTATATCGGTATCACAGGAGATATTCTAAGCCAAAATGAGTAG
- a CDS encoding polyprenyl synthetase family protein, translating into MDKIDSIMNEFVASLGFDHALNMFSKINSGKKLRSKLILKIAGLNEASLKLCAVIEIIHLASLLHDDVIDSSDVRRGSPSINALFGTKNAIMLGDILYSKGFNEIVKFDTKIADIVSEAVCKLSIGEMMDTLLGDKFNTDKEKYLKMIYLKTAVLIEASARSAAVLAGLDEQKYAIYGKNLGLAFQIVDDILDITQDSLKLGKPAMNDYKEGKTTLPYIFLYDKLLPYDKEKLTSLFKKELNSADIAWIKDKFNEFDIINLSINYAKDLGNKATSAVDNGELKNIVTSMIDRDF; encoded by the coding sequence ATGGATAAAATAGATAGTATAATGAACGAATTTGTCGCGTCGCTCGGATTTGATCATGCCTTAAATATGTTTAGCAAGATAAACTCCGGTAAAAAGCTTAGAAGTAAGCTTATACTAAAGATAGCAGGATTAAACGAAGCTAGCTTAAAACTTTGCGCTGTGATAGAGATCATACATCTTGCAAGCTTGCTCCACGATGATGTTATAGATAGCAGTGATGTTAGGCGAGGAAGCCCAAGCATAAATGCTCTTTTTGGAACAAAAAATGCAATAATGCTTGGAGATATTTTATATTCAAAAGGTTTTAACGAGATAGTTAAATTTGATACAAAAATAGCAGATATCGTCTCTGAAGCTGTTTGCAAACTAAGCATCGGAGAGATGATGGATACTTTGCTCGGAGACAAATTTAATACAGACAAAGAAAAATATCTAAAAATGATATATCTAAAAACAGCCGTTCTTATAGAAGCGAGTGCTAGGTCGGCTGCTGTTCTAGCTGGTCTTGATGAGCAAAAATACGCTATTTATGGTAAAAATTTAGGTCTAGCGTTCCAGATAGTCGATGATATACTAGATATCACACAAGATAGCCTAAAACTAGGTAAGCCGGCTATGAATGACTATAAAGAAGGCAAAACCACGCTTCCTTATATATTTTTATATGATAAACTTTTACCTTATGATAAAGAAAAGCTAACGAGCCTTTTTAAAAAAGAGTTAAACAGTGCTGATATAGCTTGGATAAAAGATAAATTTAATGAGTTTGATATAATAAATTTAAGTATAAATTATGCAAAAGATCTTGGAAATAAAGCTACTAGCGCCGTCGATAATGGTGAGCTTAAAAACATAGTTACAAGCATGATAGATAGGGACTTTTAA
- the hemA gene encoding glutamyl-tRNA reductase, producing MNYVSVSFTHKNTSIEVREKLSFSDPEKKREILRLIGANESIIESMVLSTCNRVEIFAYAINPSIATKHILNSISIITLVPYDALELRADVYENEGAIHHLFSVASSLDSLVVGETQIAGQLKEAFKFAYDNGDCGNNISSAVHFAFKCAAEVRASTQISKNPVSVSSVAVAKAKEIYGNIGGMTAIVIGAGEMSRIAAQHLINAEVNVIVLNRDLQKAKSLAESLGDLASFDSIEKLSEYVNRYRLIFSATGALSAIITDEILEPKDFHRYFFDIAVPRDIDISENEFIHVYAVDDLEEIVRTNLALREEQASVAYAIVGRSTTAFFKWLLSKSSTPAIKALRQKAKDIAIIEIDKAIKKGYIKNCDKNEAKKLVHQVFKAFLHTPSVRLKEKNSEDVLSNLEYLFDIKIQKDENLEGDLK from the coding sequence ATGAACTACGTAAGTGTAAGTTTTACTCATAAAAATACCAGTATCGAGGTGCGCGAGAAGCTCTCTTTTTCGGATCCAGAAAAAAAAAGAGAGATATTAAGGCTAATTGGAGCAAATGAAAGTATAATCGAATCTATGGTTCTTAGTACCTGTAATAGAGTCGAGATATTTGCTTATGCTATAAATCCTAGTATCGCTACAAAACATATACTAAACTCTATATCTATCATTACTTTAGTTCCTTATGACGCACTAGAGTTAAGAGCCGACGTATATGAAAACGAGGGAGCTATCCACCATCTGTTTTCTGTTGCAAGCTCACTTGATAGTTTGGTAGTAGGTGAAACTCAGATAGCAGGACAACTTAAAGAGGCATTTAAATTTGCTTATGACAACGGAGATTGCGGTAATAATATCTCAAGCGCCGTACATTTTGCATTTAAGTGCGCAGCCGAAGTAAGAGCCTCAACTCAGATAAGTAAAAATCCAGTTTCTGTTTCAAGTGTAGCCGTAGCTAAAGCCAAAGAAATTTATGGCAATATCGGCGGTATGACTGCTATAGTGATAGGTGCTGGAGAGATGAGCCGAATAGCCGCTCAGCATCTTATAAATGCGGAAGTAAATGTTATAGTTTTAAACAGAGATCTACAAAAAGCCAAGAGCTTAGCTGAGAGTTTAGGGGATCTTGCTAGTTTTGATAGTATAGAAAAACTAAGCGAATACGTAAATCGATACCGTCTAATATTTAGCGCTACTGGAGCTTTAAGTGCTATCATAACGGATGAAATTTTAGAGCCTAAAGATTTTCATAGATACTTTTTTGATATAGCAGTTCCTAGAGACATCGATATCAGTGAAAACGAATTTATTCACGTTTATGCAGTAGATGACTTAGAAGAGATAGTAAGGACAAATTTAGCCCTTAGAGAAGAGCAAGCAAGTGTAGCTTATGCGATTGTAGGTAGATCTACTACTGCATTTTTTAAGTGGCTGCTTTCTAAAAGCAGCACTCCAGCTATCAAAGCTTTAAGGCAAAAAGCAAAAGATATAGCCATAATAGAAATAGATAAAGCGATAAAAAAAGGCTATATAAAAAATTGTGATAAAAATGAGGCTAAAAAGCTTGTCCATCAAGTTTTTAAAGCGTTTTTACATACTCCAAGTGTTAGGCTAAAAGAAAAGAATAGCGAGGATGTTTTATCGAATTTAGAATATTTATTTGACATAAAAATACAAAAAGATGAGAATTTAGAAGGGGATTTGAAGTGA